The Setaria viridis chromosome 2, Setaria_viridis_v4.0, whole genome shotgun sequence DNA window AAGAACCCAGATACGCAGTTGGTACCTCTCCTGATGAGCATCTGAAAATCCTTGAGTCGTGTAATGCAGGAGCCCTTGGGATTGACCAAGATAACACCCAGGTGAATAAGCCACCTGTGGCAGTGTGATCATCCTCCGTGCCTTGCCTTGTAAATCTACAGCAAGTACCTTAGGTTGACCAGAGTCCCAAACCACCAAATGCAGGAAGCCATTAACAAAGGCGCACCGAGAACCCTCAGTGCCAACACCCCCACTCATACATAGTCTGACCTGATAATCACGCCATCCTTCCGATTGTCCTAGCTCTTCTTGTTCGTCAATTTGGTTGCGACTCCAGGTCCCGGTTTCTGAGGAGTAAATGTTCACTGAAACCAACCGGTCGTTGGAGCCCACCTTGAAGTGGACCAAGTGGAAGTGAGATGATACGGCCGGATCGAAGGCCAAATAGGTGTAGGTAAACGATGCAGTAGAGCCGCAAGTGGGCACAGCTACCCATTGCTTTGTGGTTGGGTTGCACACAATATAGCCCAATGTGCTTTGAGGTAAGGAGTATATCTTGTGGCGGTTCTCGAAGAGGATAAGCCCGTTGCAGGAATTCCGGGAGACGAGGCACTGGATCTCAGGCAGTTCCGTCAGGAAGGAGAAGCCAGGGTCGATGTCCAGAGGCACGGATCTCGTTGTCAGGTCGATGAAACTGTAAATATACTCCAAATCGTACAGCTCAAAAGCGGTAATGTCGTAGCCCTCCGGGTACTCGAGCGTCCTGTAGAAGAGTCCTTGCATGGCTTGCCGGAGCTTCTTCCGGTTGTCCGCAATGAGGCCGAGCCAGGCCTTGGACACGCACTCGAACCGGCAGACGGACTTGCCAGGGACGCGGGAGAGGATCTCCACCAGGGGCCCTTCGGGGATGTCGCCCACCGCGCTCGCGCTCCCCTCGGGGCGGTCCATAGCAATCGAAGTCGATCTGCGAAGTGGGGGGTCGAGATGGAGATCTGAGGGAGTGCGCGCGCGATACAGAGAAAACCACGGTTACGGGGAGGCGAAGGGGGCTTACCAGCCGCCGGAGATGGCCGGGATCGACGGCGGCAGCGTCGGCGTCAGGCGGCGCCGAGGAAGAACAGAGGAAGCCAAATCGAGTGAGGGATCGGGGAATCTTTCTGCGCGAGATTTTTGTGGACGGTGGAGCGAGCAAGTGGGACTCTGATAGGGATATGGTGGCCACGTGAGGGGCAATAGGAGGCTGGCTGCTGGGCCGTATGTCTGGGCCGGGCCTGGCGCCTGCCGGCTGGGCCGCATTGCTTTCCACTTCCTGTCGTCGCCTCTGCTTTATTGTTTAGGCATCACCGGCTTCTGCATCCGGTTTCTTCGGCTCCTGTCACCTTAGCTACTTCTGCAGCTTATGAAATCTGGACTCTGGAGACAGGGAATACAAATGCAACGTCGCAACGAGCATTTTGTGTCTCGTACTCTCGTTGCATTCTACTATTGAAGACAATACTAAAACACTGCATAACTTAGGAGTATCAGTATTGAAAAGtcagtgataaaaaaaaaacagagagatgGGGCTATACACTACAGATGATTGGTGTGCTTCGTGTGTCCAGTAGAATTTAATTTTGTGCTGGGCCTGAAATTTGGGCTAGGCCTGGCACAGGAAGGAATGGGCCGAAAAGAAATCCTGTCGTCATCATGGGCTTCTTGTGTGTGGCTCAGCTGCTAATTAGGCCCATCTTTTTTCTTTGAGCGAATCGGGCCCAATTATTTCTATCGATCAAATTTAGGACGAATTTGGCCTTCTCAGCCCCCCAAGAGGCCAGAATCTCGAGAGTCGAGACTACCTTGTGAGAATTTCGAAAGATTTGAAAAATGTGTTTCTTTTCCATTTGTGCATGCGGATACTAGCTtcacggatcaaatgaaaaaaagaatttaTGCACGTTGTTTCAGAATTAGCAAACAACTCAACGTCAAGCTGAAGAACTGTACATAGAGCTATCGGCCTCTTGCTCCCACTCATATTGCACGGTTAGTCGAGCTTGATTGTATTGTTGCTCCCAATTGATCAACCAACCTCTTGGGCAAAATGAAAAGCTGCAAGTGTATTACTACCATACATTTGCCCCAAAACACTGTAATAAGTGTattttcgttaaaaaaaaaaaaggcaaatagTCCCACCCTTATAGATTAATAATCAGAAAAGAAACAATATAAAATTTAGGTTATTTGAAAGAATATCGTGTCAATTAAGATCACTGGGAGGTCCTAATTTTCACACTTGTTACCTTAAAATGTGGCTGGCCTGACAATTGTATTTAAAAACGAGTCATGAATTGGAGAAGCTGTTGCCTATTCTTTTGCGAGATACATTTTTATATGCTCTTAGGACATATTTTAGTTATATAAACACGTACTATTTTGCATGAAGAAACCAATATGCAACTTGTATAATACTCTGACCGCTGTAGGCATTGTCTCCTGACACAACAATACGGTATCCAAACAGAGATGAAAGCTAGTAGATATTGTTTTCTAACACAACAATATTGCATCCAAACAGAAATGAAACCTAACGCTGGACATTGAAACTGAATGGACTCTATTCCAGAATAAATGGGCGGCAATTGTAGTTAGCTTTGCTCTTTTGATTCAACATCCAACACTATTTACAGCACGGTACAAAGCAAGAACAAGGGAGAGAAGCTGGAGCCGCTGCTGTTCTCACTGATGATGAAATCTAATCTGGTTTGGTTGGTGGGCTTCGATCCTTGATTGCCTTTACTCAAATCCTGTTGGTTATTTTCACCGTAAGAATATGTAGCCCCAAATTGGAGTCAGTTTCGAAGGATTCAGCAAGCATCTGACAGCTCTCAACAAGCTCCAGCTGCAGATCAAGTATTTCTGAACATCTAGGGAGGAGCTCAACCAGCTCCCCACCTGTAAACGCGATTAAGCGCCTAGACTGAGTAAAGGTAGATTAAACGCGATTAAGCGTTTGtgaatttattatttttccatAATATATACTAATTTTTGGATTTACAAGTGGCAAAAATAGAAATTCACTGGTTTAATagagaagataaaagaaaaagaggaaGCAAATTAGGAAGAGATGGGCCGTAGGCCTGCTGTTTTCCGGCCCAGCTAGCCCAGCACTTGCCCTAAGCTCTCCTGACCCCTTCAATCCAACTGCTGGCGTACATGCCCCTTCGATTCcacgccgtggccgccgccgccgcaactcctcctcctcgccgctctACTCCGCGCaggacggcgccgccgtcgctgccgatTGCTCGCCGCCGACCACCATCCCACATCAGAGATTAGCAAAATCGACAGCCAGCGACCTCCTCTTCACTCCAGTTTCCTCTATTTCACCGGGAGGGTGCCGCGTCGGCTTCTACTCGCGCCCCTCGTAGCCGGCGCCGGCCCGAGGAATctaagcggcggcggcgcgagaagCAAGCCGCCAGCCCCTTATCTACCGCGCGCCCAGCGTTTTTATTGGCGCATAGGCCCCCTAATCGACGCGCTGGGGGTCCGTCTAGCGCCTAAGCGCGATTAAACGTACGTTTAAAAACGATTTCTCGAACATTGTGAGAAATAATGTGTCCCGGAATTAAAAGTATGATGACAGCATGTAAAGCCATTCCAGATATAGAGTCTGATAGTTCGAATAATAAAATTTGCCACATGGTTATTGCTTCAACATCTTATAGTGGATTGAAGGAAAGTGAAACTAGAAAAACAACTGCCTATTAGAGAGGTAAGTTATAGCACCACACATAACACCTGAAAGTGTTTACTTTTTCTCCAAAGGTAAGGTAAAGATATTACCTCCAGCACATAGATTTCCTCCAATGACGTCTTCGTTTTGAAGCTTCCATCATCTTGAATCTCTATCTCTCCCTCCATAACATTAGGTTGCTTACCTGATGGTCCATTGTCCCTTCCAACAATCACTCTAACAGCCATTACTACTATTTGAGCAATCCTATTTGCCGACACTGTAATCCACAGATTCTGCTTCATTGCAGAACTAGATACAAGAATCGCATCAGCTGCCCCCATCTGTTACATCGAGTTCATCATCAAATCCCATCACTGTCGCCACTTCAAATTTGCAACATATCAGCTTCCGAAATCTGGAAGCAGGAAATATATATACCATCAGCCTTTTGTTTCTCCAATACATTTCTACTAAATAATCAGTATTGGTCATTCAAAAAGTCAGCTTTCTCTACTATGAGGAGTATATCGTAACATGATTGTAGAAGCAGAAAGAAAATTATAAGATTCATAAATGTCACCAGTATCATAGTCACACAGGTACAGGTGTGAAGTTACATTACAGAATAGCGAGATATGGCAAAAGTTAAACTAACACTTATTTTCTATCTGCACGCTTACCTGGTATCTGTACCGAAAAACTGCGGACCCTCCAGGCTGCTCCAACATCATGCTACTCCGGGAGAATTACCCTTTTCATCGGAAGCTGGAACAGTTCTTTCATGCAAAATTGCAAAACCAGCTGGACCACAAATCATAAACTGTGCAACTAGGGCATCTATCATTTATTATATTAACATAACTATCATACATACAGGTACATAACAAACATCTCAACTGGCTTGCAGTTATATTAGACCAGCAGCATGATAAGGAATACATCCAAGCACAGACAGAACATATCACCTACATCTACTAGATCTATTAACCAATTTGCTAGCTGCTCTTACTTTCAGTGCTTATTTGTGAGCACTGGTGACTCTGAGAAACAGGGAACATAAGGTGCAGCGATAGACCGATGCAAAATTTGGTTATCAGAAGTGGCAAAAACACTCACTTCCTTACTTTCCATGTCATATGCTATCAGTTTACGGTTCTGAAGAAAGAAAACCACATTGCAATTTTGGTGAATCGCAACCACGCGCTCTATGCATCTTGTTTCTCCAAGCTTCAAACAGCTAACATGGTGCTTGAACACCCATTCTTGCAAATCATAATCCTGAAGAACCCACATTTGATACCCCTGTTCAGAGTAAAGATCCGACACTTCACTGAAGTAATGCAGGCGCCCTTGGGATTGAGCAATATAATCGCTATGTTGAAGACGCCAGACCCCTTCACCCACCACTCCCACCGTTGGCACTGGAATCACCCTTTGTGTCTTTCCTTTTACATCTACAACAAGTACCTGATCTTGATCCAAATCCTCGTCCCAAATCATCAAATGCAGCATGCCATTAACAAAGGCATGGCGAGGACCCTCATAAGTTTCAAAACAAGGCTGGTGCCAACCTTTCAACCCTTGCCTGTCATGTTCGTCCCAGTCAGTTTGGCTGTGACTCCAAATCCCAGATTCAGATGAGTAGGCGTGCACTGACATCACAGGCTCATGACTCTCCCACTCctcttcatcctcatcatcctccctaTGGAACTGGACCAAGTGGAAGTGAGAAGATATGGCCGGGTCAAAAGCCAAGTAGATGTGCCTGTCATAAGAAGACGGTGGAGGACAGCCACAAGTGGGCACAGCCACCCATTGCTTTGTGGTCGGGTTGCACACGATAAAGCCCAACACGTCATTTGAGTCCAAATCCGAGCGGTGCTCGAAAAGAAGGAGCCCGTTGCAGGAATCGTGGAGGGCGAGCACCCGAAGCCCGGGCATTTCTGTCAGGAAGGAGAAGTAGGGGTCGATCTCCAGAGGCACTGATCTCGCCGTCAGGTCCACGAAACTGAATTGCTCCTCCtcgcagccggcgccggcgcaccaGATCCAGCTCTCCATGAAGAAGAGCCCTTCCATGGCTTGCGGGAGCTTCTTACGGTGGATGGGGTCGGTGATGAGGTCGCGCCAGGCTTTGGACACGCACTTGAACCGGCAGAGGGATTTGGCGGGGACGCGGGAGAGGATCTCCACGAGCGGGTCGTCGGGGAGCCCGGCCGTCACCGCCGTGCTGGACCTCTTGGAGCAGGCCATGGCACCGAGGGCGATCTGCGAAGCAGGGGACCGAGCCAAAGATGCGAGTGAGATGCGTGTGCAGCGCTAGGTAGGAACGTACGGAAAGGGGGAGGCGGGAGGGAGCTTACCAGCCGCCGGGATCGACGACGCCGACGGTGACAGGTGCCCAGGAAGAAAGACGAGGAAGCGAAATCGAGTTAGGAATTTGGGGGATTTTTCCTAACCTAAACCCTAGCACCTGCACTAGTGCTATACATGGCCAAACGGGCGGCCCAGCCCGGCCTGGCACGGGCCCATCCTGGCCCGGCCTGTATCGGCCCGGCTATAGTGGCGCGGCCCGGTCGACGAGGGGGCCGGAACCAGCAGCAGTCATTGAAAATCGGTGCAGCGCGGGACCGAGTAAGGGCGTGGGGGTGGACTCGACTTGGCTAGCGCTGATTGTCGACCGCGTCTTCCTCGGCCGCGAGGGACGAGCGTAGGAAAGGTCCACGGCGGCTGGATCCGGTGCAGCGCCGGCCACCGACGAGGTGCGGCACGGGCCGCAGGCGGCACGCGCATTGGCCGTCGGCCGCCGGATCTCAcgcggtggcggccggaggcctggcccgcggtggcggcgctccaTGTCTCAGGGCCCCGCACAGCGCTGGTGCGGTGTACGGCGACGGCACCCGTCCAAGGGGTGTGGCAGCGGCGAGCGTGGgtcacggcggcggccatccAAGTGGGGAGGCGCACCGGTGCATGGGCGCATAGCGTGGGCCGCTGGCGGTCGATGTGATGCGGGACTGCGGTCTCCAGCTCCGGCGCCTGACATAGCATGGCCTCGGCTGCTCGGCAGTAGGTGGTGGCGGAGACGAGGCTACTAGTGCGGGGTTGTTGCCGAACCGGTGGTGCGTGGCGAGGCTGCTAGAGTACGGCTGTAGTGACGACGGGGCCGGGCGTGCGAGTGGCGACACGGGGAGGAGGCTTGCTGCGGTGGGACGTGACAAGGGTGTGGGGGCGATAAGCCTCCTCCCCCCTAGCAGGTTTGTTTGTCTGTGTTCCTCCTTGCAGCCAGCAACATGCCAACAAAGTGTTCGTTAAAATGCTAGAATGATTCAGCCTTCAGAGATTACGTCTTGCCGATTAAGAGGATGGAGATGGATCAACAACCTACTGTGGCGGCGCAACATGTGCAGGTATGTCATTGGGGTCGCACATCAAGCATCATTACCCACATTGGAGTttgattattttttaatatgatTCTTATGTGCCGCACACCTAATATTTGGCACCATTCTCAGCAACAACTTGCCCAGACATGCTTCATGTGGGAGAACCAAAGCGTTGCTTATTTTCTGGAGGTCACCTCAAGTGTTGATGGGAGCGGAGTAAATTCCAGAACACCACTTCATGCTGGTGCTTCTAGAGCCCCCAACATTTTACTAGCTGTTCTTTTGATTTATCCACATAGAGGGCACCGCTAGAATTTGCCTGCTAGCTAAACTGATTTGGCACCAGTGTGGGTATTCAACTTTATTATAAAAAACAATTTCATTCAAGCAAGGCTACGTTGAACTCACTTGGCcaatccttttattttctttgtctaTCTAGGTTCTAGAGAGG harbors:
- the LOC117842671 gene encoding putative F-box protein At3g10240; the encoded protein is MACSKRSSTAVTAGLPDDPLVEILSRVPAKSLCRFKCVSKAWRDLITDPIHRKKLPQAMEGLFFMESWIWCAGAGCEEEQFSFVDLTARSVPLEIDPYFSFLTEMPGLRVLALHDSCNGLLLFEHRSDLDSNDVLGFIVCNPTTKQWVAVPTCGCPPPSSYDRHIYLAFDPAISSHFHLVQFHREDDEDEEEWESHEPVMSVHAYSSESGIWSHSQTDWDEHDRQGLKGWHQPCFETYEGPRHAFVNGMLHLMIWDEDLDQDQVLVVDVKGKTQRVIPVPTVGVVGEGVWRLQHSDYIAQSQGRLHYFSEVSDLYSEQGYQMWVLQDYDLQEWVFKHHVSCLKLGETRCIERVVAIHQNCNVVFFLQNRKLIAYDMESKEVSVFATSDNQILHRSIAAPYVPCFSESPVLTNKH
- the LOC117845219 gene encoding putative F-box protein At1g19160 yields the protein MDRPEGSASAVGDIPEGPLVEILSRVPGKSVCRFECVSKAWLGLIADNRKKLRQAMQGLFYRTLEYPEGYDITAFELYDLEYIYSFIDLTTRSVPLDIDPGFSFLTELPEIQCLVSRNSCNGLILFENRHKIYSLPQSTLGYIVCNPTTKQWVAVPTCGSTASFTYTYLAFDPAVSSHFHLVHFKVGSNDRLVSVNIYSSETGTWSRNQIDEQEELGQSEGWRDYQVRLCMSGGVGTEGSRCAFVNGFLHLVVWDSGQPKVLAVDLQGKARRMITLPQVAYSPGCYLGQSQGLLHYTTQGFSDAHQERYQLRIWVLQDYDTQEWVLKDTLELSGENCIGNMWGFFVFNIHQDCNVVFFTKSGRELMSYDMGRKEVSVIATFEGRNHLTDAFQYVPYFSKLPALTNNH